A stretch of DNA from Arthrobacter globiformis:
AGATGCGCATTTGCGTTCCGGCCGAACTGACAACTCTCGTGGCTGACCTGTGCCAGCAGCAGGCCGGCACGGCCGAGGTTGCCCTGCATACCGGCGCCTCGATCCTTCCCAAAGGCGACGTGATTGTGGTGCACGTTGCCCGGGAATCGGTGGAGGAGCTGATAGAGAAGCTCCGGGCCCTTAAGATTGAGAGTCTCGGTTCGATTGCCCTTACAGCTCCGGACCTGGTTCTCTCCGACAGGGCCGACAAGGCTGAGGAAACGGCGCCCGGGGAAGGCGCCGACACGGTGATCTGGGACAAGGTATCCCGGCAGACCGGTGAAGAGTCCCGGCTCAGCTGGACTTTCCTGTCGTTCCTTGTGCTTGCCACCCTGCTCGCGGCCATCGGCATTGTCACCGACTCCACCATCGCCATCGTCGGTGCCATGGCCGTGGGGCCGGAGTTCGGGCCGCTAGCGGCGCTGGCTGTGGCTGTGGTGCGGGGAAACTGGAGCCTCGGCGGGCGCGCGGCGCTTGCCCTCGGTGTGGGCTTCCCTATCGCGATGCTCAGCACCGCGCTGATCACCTGGCTTGCGCTGCCCGCGGACCTCTTTCCGCGTAACGTGCTGGACCGCGCCCCGGGCGGCGGAGTTCATCTACCACCCGGGGCCGTTTTCGCTGATCGTGGCTGTCCTCGCCGGCGCTGCCGGGATGCTTTCCGTGATCAGCGGGCGCTCGGCCGCCCTGATCGGCGTCTTTATTTCAGTGACCACCGTGCCCGCGGCCGGCTTTGTTGCTGTGGCGCTGGTCCTAGGCGAGTTCAGCAAGGCGGCCGGCTCTGCCCTGCAGCTGCTGGTGAACCTCGGCGGCATCGCGGCCGCCGCCGTCGCGGTCCTGTACTTTTACCGGCTGGTCACCAAACGGCTTCCCGACGGCGTCGCGCTGCGGCTGCGCGGGCAGGCGCTTCGCGCCCGGAGGTAGAGGGCGCTAAACGCCGGACGCAGGAAGCGCAAAGGAGGCCCGGCCAGCAACAGCTGGACCGGGCCTCCTTGGAAAACCGCGAGAGCGGGCAGCAGCCTAGTGGCTGTGGCCTGCGTGCTCGTTTTCCTCGGCGGGCTTCTCGGTCACGAGGGTCTCGGTGGTGAGCACCAGCGCAGCGATGGAGGCTGCGTTGCGCAGGGCGGCGCGGGTGACCTTGACGGGGTCGATGACGCCGGCCGCGATCAGGTCCTCGTACTCGCCGGACTTGGCGTTGAAGCCGTGGTTGTTGTCCTGCTCGGCAACCCGGGCCGCAACAACGTAGCCGTCGTGGCCGGCGTTCTGGGCGATCCAGCGCAGCGGCTGGACCAGTGCACGGCGGACGATGCCAACGGCAGCAGCCGCGTCACCCTCGAGTGCCGTGACAGCCGGGTCCTCGTCGAGTGCCTTCAGTGCGTGGATCAGGGCGGAACCGCCACCGGCCACGATGCCTTCTTCGAGGGCGGCGCGGGTGGAGGACACTGCATCTTCGATGCGGTGCTTCTTTTCCTTCAGCTCAACCTCGGTGGCTGCGCCGACCTTGATCACGCCGATGCCGCCGGCCAGCTTGGCCAGGCGTTCCTGCAGCTTTTCCCGGTCCCAGTCGGAGTCGGTGCGGGTCAGCTCGGCGCGCAGCTGCGCAACGCGTGCTGCGACGTCCTCGGCGGAACCAGCGCCGTCAACGATGGTGGTGTTGTCCTTGGTCACAGTGATGCGGCGGGCGGTACCCAGCACCTCGAGGCCCACGGAGTCCAGGCTCAGGCCCAGTTCAGGGGACACTACCTGGGCGCCGGTCAGCGTGGCGATGTCCTGCAGCATGGCCTTGCGGCGGTCGCCGAAGCCCGGAGCCTTGACAGCAACCACGTTCAGGGTGCCGCGGATGCGGTTGACGATCAGCGTGGACAGGGCCTCGCCGTCGACGTCCTCGGCGATGATGAACAGCGGCTTGGAGCTCTGCAGCGCCTTCTCCAGCAGCGGCAGGAATTCCTGCACCGAGGAGATCTTGCCCTGGTTGATCAGGATGAGGGCGTCCTCGAGGACGGCTTCCTGGCGCTCCGTGTCGGTGATGAAGTACGGGGACAGGTAGCCCTTGTCGAACTGCATGCCTTCGGTGAGAACCAGTTCGGTCTGCGTGGTGGAGGATTCCTCGATGGTGATCACACCATCCTTGCCCACCTTGCCGAATGCCTCGGCGAGCAGCTCGCCCACCTCGTCGCTCTGGGCGGAGATGGCGGCAACGTTGGCCACCTGGGTGCCCTCGACGGGACGGGCGTTCTCCAGCAGTCGTGCTGCGACGGCCTCCACGGAGACCTCGATGCCGCGCTTGATCTGGCCCGGAGCGGCGCCGGCAGCAACGTTGCGCAGGCCTTCCTTGACCAGTGCCTGGGCGAGCACGGTAGCTGTGGTGGTGCCGTCACCGGCGACGTCGTTCGTCTTGGTGGCGACTTCCTTGGCCAGCTGGGCGCCAAGGTTCTCGTACGGGTCGTCCAGCTCGATTTCCCGGGCGATGGTTACGCCGTCGTTCGTGATGGTGGGGGCGCCCCACTTCTTGTCCAGCACGACGTTGCGGCCGCGGGGACCAAGCGTCACCTTAACCGTGTTGGCGAGCTTGTCGATGCCGGCTTCAAGCGACCGGCGGGCAGCGTCGTTAAACGCAAGCTGCTTTGCCATGGTTTGTCCTTTCAAGACAGAACCCCGTGCAGCCGCCCGGTCAGACAGAAATCAGACGCGGACGGCGGCACGGGGATCCAAAGAGTTACTTAACGACGATCGCCAGAACGTCGCGGGCGGAGAGCACGAGGTACTCGGTGCCGCCGGTCTTGACTTCGGTTCCGCCGTACTTGGAGTAGATGACAACGTCGCCAACGGCTACGTCGACCGGTACGCGGTTGCCGTCCTCGAAGCGGCCGGGGCCTACTGCAACAACTTCGCCTTCCTGCGGCTTCTCCTGGGCGGAGTCCGGGATGACCAGGCCGGAAGCCGTGGTCTGCTCGGCTTCGAGCGGGCGGACAACAATACGATCCTCAAGAGGCTTAATAGAGACCGACACTCGGACCTCTCCTTTTCGTCAAAATTCATGGACATTAAAACTGTTGCGCCATGGCGGCAGACCGTCGTCGCGGTGCCGGCAGCAGCCAGGCTGGCAGCTCTTCGTGTGTTAGCACCCTCCTAGGGAGAGTGCTAATGATGACTCTATGTAAGGGGTTAGCACTCGGTCAAGGCGAGTGCCAGAAATTCATCCGCCGTAACCCGCGGGACCCCCTTCGGTCAGCGCCCGGCGAGGTCGTCGAACCCCACGTCCTCGCCGCCGTCAGCGTCGTCGTCCCCCGTTTTCCGCTGTGCGCGGACAAGCACGGCGGCGGCCGCTGCAGCGGTCACGACCGACACGATGAGCACCACGATGCCGCCGACACGCGCGCCCAGGTACAGGTCCCGGATCTGCCGGGCTTCCTCGGTGGCGTCGCTGATGTTCTTGCCGCCCACGGAGTAGACGGTGGCATTGAAGGAGTCCAACAGGAAGATGATCACCAGCAGGACAAGACAAACGACGGCGACCACGGCTCCGGCGATCAGCGCAGGGCGTGCATACCGGGCCAGGCGGCTGTGCTGCGCCGGACCGGGGTTGGTGCTTTCGGGCTGATCGGGGGTGGGCGTTTCGCTGGATTCCATTCAGACCACCCTAGCGGGAAGAGCTTGGGGCGGCCGCTCCACTAGGCTTGATCCCATGTCTGAAGCACCGCAGGACCAGATCGCCCCGCTCCTCACGGAAGAAGGATGGGAGCTGCTGGCCTCGCTCGGACCCTACCGGGAGGACCGCTCCTTCGCCCTCAACTCGAGCCTCCGCAAGGCCGGCCACTCCCCCGAACTCGTGTCCGCGGTCCTGACGCAGTCACGGCTCCGGACCAGGGCGGAGGCCAAGTTCGGCGAGTTCGCCCGGCAGATGCTGTTCACCCAGGCCGGCCTGGAGCAGGCCACCCGGCTCAACGTCGCAGCCCGGCACGCCCAGCGCTTTGCCCAGGCGGGCATCCGCCACGTAGCCGATCTGGGCTGCGGCCTCGGTGCGGACGCCATGGCCCTGGCGTCCCTGGACATCGCTGTGACCGCTGTGGAGGTCGATGAGACCACCGCCGCCTGCGCCACGATCAACCTCATTCCCTTTCCGCACGCCACTGTGGTCCATTCGGACGCGACATCAGTGGCGCTGGAGGACGGGGCGGGCGTCTGGCTGGACCCTGCCCGGCGCACCACCACCACGTCCGGCACCAAGCGGATCTGGGACCCCGAGGCTTTCTCTCCGCCACTGTCCTTCGTGGAGTCGCTGGCGGCCGCGGGGCGCGCCGTCGGCGTCAAAATGGGACCCGGCATGCCGCACGAGTCGGTGCCCGGCGGCTGCGAAGCGCAGTGGGTCTCGGTGGGCGGCGACGTCACGGAAGTCACGCTGTGGTTCAACGCCGTGGCCCGCCCCGGAATCCGGCGGGCCGCCCTGGTCATCGGCGCCGAGGGTGCCGCGGAGCTCACCAGCAGGGAGGATTTCGACGCCGGACCAGTGGCCCCCGTGGGGCCGGTGGAGGGTTTCCTGTACGAGCCGGACGGTGCCGTCATCCGTGCCGGGCTCGTGGCCGACCTGGCCCTCGACCTGGGCGGCCACCTCGTGGACGAGCACATC
This window harbors:
- a CDS encoding DUF389 domain-containing protein codes for the protein MAVLAGAAGMLSVISGRSAALIGVFISVTTVPAAGFVAVALVLGEFSKAAGSALQLLVNLGGIAAAAVAVLYFYRLVTKRLPDGVALRLRGQALRARR
- the groL gene encoding chaperonin GroEL (60 kDa chaperone family; promotes refolding of misfolded polypeptides especially under stressful conditions; forms two stacked rings of heptamers to form a barrel-shaped 14mer; ends can be capped by GroES; misfolded proteins enter the barrel where they are refolded when GroES binds) — its product is MAKQLAFNDAARRSLEAGIDKLANTVKVTLGPRGRNVVLDKKWGAPTITNDGVTIAREIELDDPYENLGAQLAKEVATKTNDVAGDGTTTATVLAQALVKEGLRNVAAGAAPGQIKRGIEVSVEAVAARLLENARPVEGTQVANVAAISAQSDEVGELLAEAFGKVGKDGVITIEESSTTQTELVLTEGMQFDKGYLSPYFITDTERQEAVLEDALILINQGKISSVQEFLPLLEKALQSSKPLFIIAEDVDGEALSTLIVNRIRGTLNVVAVKAPGFGDRRKAMLQDIATLTGAQVVSPELGLSLDSVGLEVLGTARRITVTKDNTTIVDGAGSAEDVAARVAQLRAELTRTDSDWDREKLQERLAKLAGGIGVIKVGAATEVELKEKKHRIEDAVSSTRAALEEGIVAGGGSALIHALKALDEDPAVTALEGDAAAAVGIVRRALVQPLRWIAQNAGHDGYVVAARVAEQDNNHGFNAKSGEYEDLIAAGVIDPVKVTRAALRNAASIAALVLTTETLVTEKPAEENEHAGHSH
- the groES gene encoding co-chaperone GroES, encoding MSVSIKPLEDRIVVRPLEAEQTTASGLVIPDSAQEKPQEGEVVAVGPGRFEDGNRVPVDVAVGDVVIYSKYGGTEVKTGGTEYLVLSARDVLAIVVK
- a CDS encoding class I SAM-dependent methyltransferase produces the protein MSEAPQDQIAPLLTEEGWELLASLGPYREDRSFALNSSLRKAGHSPELVSAVLTQSRLRTRAEAKFGEFARQMLFTQAGLEQATRLNVAARHAQRFAQAGIRHVADLGCGLGADAMALASLDIAVTAVEVDETTAACATINLIPFPHATVVHSDATSVALEDGAGVWLDPARRTTTTSGTKRIWDPEAFSPPLSFVESLAAAGRAVGVKMGPGMPHESVPGGCEAQWVSVGGDVTEVTLWFNAVARPGIRRAALVIGAEGAAELTSREDFDAGPVAPVGPVEGFLYEPDGAVIRAGLVADLALDLGGHLVDEHIAYICAPELVDTPYARAYRVLEVMPYNVRALKAWVRENGVGVLDIKKRGTSVTPEELRKQLLPAGKASGKTGGKASGKTGGKAAGKKTATLVLTRIGEERVAVSVEPV